In Flavobacterium luteolum, the DNA window TTCAATAATGGCTCAACTTCCATGGCTCTTTTTATAGCAAAAATAGCCCCATCATTTCTGGCCCAGCTTCTTCTTGAAATTCCGTTGTTAACATCCCAGAAAAGCATTGAAGCTAAACGCTTTGAGGCCTCTGTAGAACCATCAAGAACCATACCAAATCCGCCATTTATAACCTCTCCCCAGCCAACTCCGCCGCCATTATGGATAGAAACCCAAGTTGCTCCTCTAAAGCTGTCTCCAATCACATTATGAATGGCCATATCGGCAGTAAAACGGGATCCATCGTAGATATTTGACGTTTCTCTATAAGGCGAATCAGTTCCAGAAACGTCGTGATGATCGCGTCCTAAAACCACAGCGCCAATTTCGCCTTTTGCAATTGCTTGATTGAATGCTTCAGCGATTTTAATTCGTCCTTCAGCATCGGCATATAAAATTCGAGCTTGAGAACCTACAACCAATTTGTTTTCTTGCGCGCCTTTAATCCATTTGATATTATCCTGCATTTGCTGCTGAATTTCATTTGGAGCAGTTTCTGCCATTTTCTCTAAGACTTCACAAGCAATAGCATCAGTTTTTAATAAATCTTCTGGTTTTCCTGAAGTGCAAACCCAACGGAAAGGTCCGAATCCGTAATCGAAACACATTGGACCCATGATATCCTGAACGTAACTAGGATATCTAAAATCGATATTATTTTCTGCCATTACATCTGCTCCTGCGCGAGAAGCTTCTAGTAAAAAGGCATTTCCGTAATCAAAAAAGTAAGTTCCTTTTGCTGTGTGTTTATTAATTGCATCTGCGTGACGACGTAAAGTTTCCTGAACTTTTTCTTTGAATAATTCTGGATTATTTGCCATTAAATCATTTGCTTCTTCAAACGAAATTCCAACCGGATAATAACCCCCAGCCCAAGGATTATGAAGAGAAGTCTGGTCTGAACCTAAATCGATTTTGATGTTTTCTTGATCAAAACGTTCCCAAACGTCGACAACATTTCCTAAATAAGCGATAGAAACAGTTTCTTTATTGGTTTTCGCTAAAGCTACTCTGGCAACTAATTCGTCAGTCGAAGTTACCACTTCATTAATCCAACCTTGCTCGTGACGGATTTTAGTAATTTTCGGATTTACTTCGGCGCAGACCGTAATACAACCTGCAATATTTCCAGCTTTTGGCTGTGCGCCAGACATTCCGCCAAGACCAGAGGTTACAAATAAACTTCCTTCTGGATTTTGTTTTATTTTTCTGAAACCATTTAAAACCGTGATTGTAGTTCCATGTACAATTCCCTGCGGGCCAATGTACATGTAACTTCCCGCTGTCATTTGTCCGTATTGTGAAACTCCTAGCGCATTCATTTTTTCCCAATCGTCTGGTTTTGAGTAATTAGGGATTACCATTCCGTTGGTAACCACAACTCTTGGTGCTTCTTTATGCGAAGGAAATAATCCCATTGGGTGCCCAGAATACATCGTTAAAGTCTGCTCATCTGTCATTTCAGACAAATACTGCATTGTCAATAAATATTGTGCCCAGTTTTGGAAAACAGCACCGTTTCCGCCATAGGTAATCAATTCATGCGGATGTTGCGCCACAGCATAATCCAAATTGTTCTGAATCATGTGCATAATCGCTTTTGCTTGCAATGATTTTCCAGGATATTCTTCAATCGGTCTTGCGTACATTTTGTAATCTGGACGAAGACGATACATATAGATACGTCCGTATTTTTCTAATTCTTCTGAAAATTCAGGAATTAATTCGGCATGATGTTTTGGATCAAAATAACGCAAGGCATTTTTAAGCGCCAGCTTTTTCTCTTCTGCCGAAAGAATTTCTTTTCTTTTCGGAGCATGATTAATTGCTGGATCGTACTCTTTTTTTGAAGGTAAGACAGACGGAATTCCTTGTTGTATTTGTTCTTTGAAAGTCATTTTTTTTTAGAGATGCTAAGGTGCTGAGGATCTAAGATGCTAAGATATTGTGCTTAGATTAACAGCAGATTAATTTTTTGTTTTTTTAATTATGTCGCTCCTCTGGAGCTTAAATGTGACTGATGGTTAATTGGTTCTATAAGTATTTAGCTCCTCTGGAGCTGATAAAATAAAGCCTTAGAAAGGCGAAATATTTATAGAAAAACAGTAACCACAATATAAAAGCTCCGGCGGAGCGAAATATTAACCGACGAAATTGGAATTTAAAATTTGGAATTTATTTTAATTGCCTCATTGGCAAATTGTCACATTTTCTAATTAAAAAACTAAGGATAGCGGATATCCGACCTGTGATAGGACTTGTGGATTTTAATCCTGAATTTTCTTGAATGGATATCCATATTAATATTTTAGATTGTTGATTTTAGAATTATCTAATTGACACATTTTCAAATTATCTAATTCGTTTTTCTTCTTATTTCGCCCGTTCTTTTATCGAACCCATAAGGACAGTGGCGACAACCGCTTTTGCAGCAATAACCACGTTTTAAATGATGTTTTTCGGTAAAGCATTTATAACCTTCAGGCGTATAGTAAAAATCTTCGCCTTCGATTAATTTATTTTCATTACTTTGCTCTTTCATAAATCTGCTTCGCGTTCCTTTTCGAATAATCAAAATCAAAAATAAAAAGATTTGATTATGATTTTATTGAAATCGAACAATTTTATAGCTACAAATTTATAAATTTTACAGCCAATGTTTCTGATTGTTGCCAAATATTTAATTCCGAAAGGTTATCGAGGAATGGCTGTATTTCCGTTTGTTTTGGTAAAATATAATTTTGATAAAACAAATGAGGTTTTTGTTAATCATGAAAAGATTCATTTGAGACAGCAATTAGAACTTTTAGTAATTCCGTTTTTTGTCTGGTATTTTTTAGAATATCTAATTCGTTTGATACAATATAAAAATGGGACATTAGCATATCGAAATATCAGTTTTGAAAGAGAAGCTTACACAAAAGAAACGGATTTAAATTATTTAAAAAATCGATCTTTTTTTCGGTTTCTAGGTTACATAAAAAGCAACAAGCAATAAGCTTAAAAAAAAACAGCTATGAATTGTCATTTTTGACTTTCAACTTTTAATAATGAATCCAGTTTTCAATCAAAATATAAATATTCAGTTTCCGAATGATATTTCGTTGACAATTAAGCGAGAAGATTTAATTCATCCGTTTGTTTCAGGAAATAAATTCAGAAAATTAAAATACAATTTACTTCAAGCGAAAGCCAAAAATAAAAAGACGCTGCTGACTTTTGGCGGCGCTTTTTCCAATCATATCGCAGCTGTAGCTTATGCAGGAATGGAACAAGGTTTTAAGACGATCGGCATTATTCGCGGCGATGAGCTTTTAAATAAAATAGAAGAAAATCCAACCTTGAAATTTGCTCAGGAAAACGGAATGCAGTTTGAGTTTGTTTCAAGAGAAGAGTACCGTTTAAAAAACGAAGAATCTTTTATACAAGGGCTGAAAGATAAATTTGGCGATTTTTATTTAGTTCCGGAAGGCGGAACAAACGAACTGGCTGTAAAAGGTTGCGAAGAGATTTTGACAGATGAAGATGCGGTTTTCAACTATGTTTGCTGTGCTGTTGGAACAGGCGGCACGATTTCGGGATTAATTAATAATTCGCTGCCAAATCAGAAAATTTTGGGGTTTCCAGCGTTAAAAGGTGACTTTTTAACCGATGAAATTCGTATTTTTGCAAAAAAAGATAACTGGAATTTAATTTCTGACTATCATTTTGGAGGTTATGGCAAGATAAATTTAGAATTAATTGAATTTATTAATGCTTTTTTTGAAGAAACAAAAGTGTCCTTAGATCCAATTTATACAGGAAAGATGGTTTTTGGCGTTATAGATTTAATCGGCAAAAATTATTTTCCTCCACATTCAAAAATTTTACTCATTCACACAGGCGGATTGCAGGGAATTGACGGAATGAATGTAAAGTTGAAGCAGAAGAAATTACCAATACTCAAAACCAATGATTAAAAAAATTGTATTACTTCTCGTAATATTAGCTTTAGCAAGCTGCTCTTCTAGTAAGCCTGCGATCGCGACGACTAAAAAAGCGGCAGCAGTTCAAGCCAGAACGGCTTCGACAAAAAGAGGCACTCCTGTTAAACCAATCGGTAAAAATTATCCTTCTACAAATAATACAACTGAGGTTATTCAATCTACATCTAAAACAGTTGTTACCAGTGATCTGATTAATAATTATGTGTTGCAGTACAAAGAAATTGCAATGGGAAACATGAAGACTTACGGAATTCCGGCGAGTATTATTTTGGCTCAAGGAATTTTAGAATCTGGTGCAGGAAGAGGAGATTTGGCTGTAGATGCTAATAATCATTTTGGAATAAAATGTCATAATGATTGGTTAGGAGAAAGTGTTCGCCATGACGATGACTCGGCTCAGGAATGTTTTAGAAAATATCCTCAGGCATCAGAATCATATAGAGATCACGCTTTATTTTTGGTTGGAAAAAAACGATATGCTAGTTTATTCACTTACGAAAAAGATGATTACAAAGCTTGGGCAAAAGGGCTTAGAGCTTGTGGATATGCAACAGATCCTAAATATCCAGATAAATTGATCAGTTATATTGAGCGATACAATCTACATCAGTATGATTGTCAAGTTACAGGAAGAAACTATGTGCCAATAAATACTTCGGCTCCAACAAAAAAATCATCTTATGACGTCGCTTCTGATCCAAAAATCAATATGAATCAATATGATCCGAATTTATATGAGGTTCAAAAAGGAGATACGCTATATTCCATTTCGAAGAAATTTAATTTATTAGTTGAAGATTTAAAAAGAAAAAATAATCTGACTGATAATGCTATTTCTATTGGGCAAAGGTTGAAAGTGAAATAATTATTAATTGATAATTGACAATTAACAATTATCAAGAAATCTAAAATAAGAATGTTATATAAAAGAAGTAGTCAGCTTTTTGCTGAAGCAGAAAAAGTAATTCCGGGAGGAGTAAATTCACCAGTTAGAGCGTTTAAAGCAGTTGGCGGAACTCCGATTTTTGTAAAAAGTGCTAAAGGTGCTTATTTATATGATGAAGACGGAAACAAATTAATAGATTATATCAACTCGTGGGGGCCAATGGTTTTAGGTCATGCCTATCAGCCAGTTGTTGATGCGGTAATCGAAAAAGCAAAACTTGGAACTTCATTCGGAATGCCAACAGAATTGGAAACAGAAATTGCAGCTTTGGCTGTTTCTATGGTTCCAAATATTGACAAAATACGTTTTGTAAATTCGGGCACAGAAGCGTGTATGAGCGCAATTCGTCTAGCTCGCGGATTTACAAAAAGAGATAAAATCATCAAATTTGCAGGCTGTTACCACGGACATTCTGATTCATTTTTGATTCAGGCAGGAAGTGGCGCTGTGACTTTTGGATCTCCAAATAGTCCAGGAGTTACAGAAGGAACTGCAAAAGATACTTTATTAGCGAAATACAATGATTTAGAAAATGTAAAAACATTGGTTGAAGCAAATAAAGGAGAAATTGCAGCAATTATTATTGAAGCAGTTGCGGGAAATATGGGGTGTATTCCGCCAGCAAAAGGTTTCTTGCAAGGTTTAAGAGACTTATGTACAGCAAACGGAATCTTATTGATTTTTGATGAGGTAATGACAGGCTTCCGTTTGGCACGCGGAGGAGTTCAGGAATTATATGGAATTGATGCTGATATCGTGACTTTCGGGAAAGTTATCGGTGGTGGATTACCAGTGGGGGCTTTTGCAGCTCGTGAAGAAATCATGAACTATTTAGCGCCTCTTGGACCAGTTTATCAGGCAGGAACATTATCTGGAAATCCATTAGCAATGGCTGCAGGATATACGATGCTGAAAGCTCTTGATAATGATAGAGAAATTTTTACTCGTTTGGAAGAAAAAACAGCTTATTTAGAAGCAGGAATTGATAGAGTTTTAAAAGCTAACAATGTTGTTTTTACAATCAATAGAGTAGGTTCTATGATTTCTGTTCACTTTGATGCAAATCCGGTAACCGATTTCCAAACTGCTGCAAAAGGTGATAACGAAACGTTTAAGAAATTTTTCCATGGATTGTTGCAGGAAGGTGTCTACATCGCACCATCTGCATACGAAACGTGGTTCATTACAGATGCATTGACTTATGAAGATTTAGATTTTACAATCAATGCGATCGATAAAGTTTCGAAAACATTTTAAATAACAAAAAAGAGGCTTTAAAAGCCTCTTTTTTTATGCATCAAATTAGATTTTATCTTTTTTGTGCTCTCTCATTTTATCCTTCATTTTGTCTTTTTTCTCTTCTTGCAGCGCTTTCCATTTTGTGTATTGGTCAGCTTTTAAGATAGATTTCATTTTAGCATCATTTGCTGCAATTTCGTCTTCCATTTGTTTTTTGAAAGCCGCTTTTTCTTCAGCAGTTGGTTTTGTGTTGCTATCTTTTTTTTCTTTTCTAGCTTCTCTAAATTTTTCGGCTTTTGCACTTCTATCTGCTAAAAGCTGCTTTACCTGTGCTTGCTGACTCGCATCTAAATTTAATTCTGTAGTCAGTTTTTGAAGCTGTTTCTCATTGCGCTGTTCTGGAGTCATTCTTTCTCTTTGCTCATGCGCTGGTTTTTGATCCATGTCTTGTGCAAAACTTGCTATTCCAACAAATAACATAGCTGCGATAAATAATTTTTTCATATTCAAGTTTTTTAATTGTTTATAGATTAGACTTTATTATTTAAAACTGGTTTAATCAGTCTTTTAAAATTGTGCTTTATTTAACAGATTGATTTACATTTTTTTAAAGAATGAATTTAAATAAGATTATTATAACGCTAAATATTTGACAGTAAGTATCTTGCTTCGAATATTTTTTTTTAACTTTAGGAAACTATTGCTTTTTCTGTTGTTTATGAAAAGCAATTTCTATGATTCCCATATTTCAGTAATAGATTTTCAAAAACACAATTTAATACTTTATTCTATGGCAGATCTTTCCCAAGCCCACCGCATTCTTTTTTTAAACACTTTGGCATTTGCAATCTGTTTTGCATGCTGGACCCTCAACGGAGTATTGGTTACATTTTTAGTTGATAAAGAAATTTTTAACTGGAGCGTTGTACAAATTGGCTGGCTTTTGGGGATTCCTGTTCTTACGGGATCAATTATGAGATTGCCAATGGGAATTTTAACTGATAAGTTTGGTGGTAAAATTGTGCATTCTGCTTTATTGATTTTGGCTTCTATCCCTTTATTTTTATTGCCATTTGCAACTTCCTTTACGGTTTTCGCTATTTTAAGTTTTCTATTCGGAATGGTAGGAACCAGTTTTGCTGTAGGGGTTGCATCAACCTCTGTTTGGTATCCTAAAGAATGGCAGGGAAGAGCTTTGGGAATTTTCGGAATGGGGACTGCAGGAGCTTCTATAACACCTTTTTTGGCACCTTCACTTTTGAGTACATTTTCAGAAAACGATCCTGAAAATGGATGGAAATGGCTTCCTGTACTTTATGGTTCTGCTTTACTATTAATGGGAATTGTATTTTTGATTTTCGCTAAAAACAAAAAAAGTGAAGCACAATCTAAAACGGTAAAACAATTATTGCAACCCTTAAAGAGAGTGCGTGTTTGGCGTTTCGGAACTTATTATTTCTTAGTATTTGGATCGTTTGTGACTTTCTCGCAATGGCTTCTGCCAAATTTTATGAATGTATATCACACAACTTTAGTTTTAGGCGGAATCTTTACTTCTTGTTTTAGTTTACCTGCGGGTGTCGTACGCGCTTTTGGAGGTTTTTTGTCGGATAAATTCGGAGCCAGAAAGGTAATGTACTGGGTTTTGAGTTCTTCGGTCGTATTAAGCTTTTTATTATTGTTTCCAAAAATGGACATCACTACTTCAGGAAGTGGTCTCTTGGCCAGTAAAGCCGGAACTGTTACAGCGGTTTCGCCAGATAAAATAGTGGTTGATGGTAAAGAATATGCTATAAGTCAGAAAGATGAAAGTCAGCCGCATTCTAAGTTTTTTCCATCCAAAAAAACATGGCAGGAAGTGGTTGTAGAGCAAAATCAAAAAGTGCAAAAGAAGGATTTATTGGCAGAAGGAATTACACAAATTCATTTTGAAGCCAATATGTGGGTGTACTTAGTTTTGGTTATTCTAATAGGAATTTCGTGGGGAATTGGTTCTGCCGCGGTGTACAAACATATACCAGATTATTTTCCCAATGAAGTAGGTGTAATTGGTGGAATGGTCGGACTCTTAGGCGGTTTAGGCGGATTCTTCGGACCCATTATTTTCGGGTATTTATTATCATTTACCGGATTCTGGACGAGTTCTTGGCTTTTTATTCTGGCATTATCATTAACCTGTCTGATTTGGATGCACCGTGTAATTGTAAAAATGACAAAAGAAAAACTGCCTGAAATGGCTAAAGATATTGATCGAAAATAATCTGTCATGAAAGAAAAAACATTTAATACGAAAGCTTTATTAATTGCAACGGCAGCTTCGGTTTTTATGGTCGTATTGGTTTTTTATGGATCAAGAAAGTTGCAGAATTTTGATGCGGCCTTAGTTACCTATTTATTCGGAACTCTGTTTGCATTTTTCGGAGTCGTGTATCGCTATACAGTTTGGCTGCAACGACCGCCAACTTGGATGTATTTCAAGCGCGGAATTCATTTTCTCTTTACAGGAAAAGTATTTTCGCATTTGTGGTTTTTAGGAAAAGAATCGGTTCAAAATATTGCTTTTCAGAAGTTCATTTACCCAAGAGGAAAGTACAGATGGCTGGCTCATTTTTGTATTGCAATTGGCTGTTTTTCTGCTTTTGCAATTACTTTTCCGCTCACATTTGGTTGGATTCATTTTACTTTGGCACCAAATTCCATTTCAGTTTACGAAGCTCACTTTTTTGGTTTTAAAGTAATGGATTTCAGGTTGGATTCTATTATGGCTTTTTTGACTTTCCATGCCTTAAACTGGTCTTCCTATCTAGTTATTTTTGGATCACTTTATTATTTAAGAAGACGTTTGACAAATCCAGGGTTAATTGCCACACAGACTTTTGAAGGCGATTTACTGCCACTTCTTTTATTAATTGCAATCTCGGTTACAGGTTTGTGTCTGACTTACTCTTATCAATTTATGAAAGGATTTGCGTATGATTTTCTCGCAGTAGTTCATGCCGTAACGGTAATTATGTTTTTGATATGGATTCCGTTTGGAAAATTCTTCCACATCATTCAACGACCGGCTCAGATTGGTGCGCACATTTACAAAAAAGAAGGAATGAAAAAAGGAATGGCAATCTGTAAAGAAACAGGAAAACCTTTTACAACTCAGCTTCATATTGATGATTTAAAAATTGTAACCAAACAATTAGGTTTCGATTTTAGTGATGATCAAGGAAATTCACATCTGGATTTAAGTCCAGAAGGAAAACGCGATCGTTTGGCCAAAGCGCATTTAAAAGCAAGAATCGAAGGCGGAAATTTATTTGGATAAAATTATAGTTTCAAGTTTCAGGTTTCAAGTTTCGTCGCAGAAGATGAAACATGAAACCTGAAACCAAAAAATAACAAAAAAAATCATGGCAAAACTACCTGTATCAACCGAAAAAATAATTGAAGCATTTGGTCCGCATCTGAATTATACGCCAAAAGAAGGATATCCAGGACGTGATGAACCAGATAAAACGGTTAAAACACATTGCTGTTTTTGCGGCATGCAGTGCGGAATTCAATTATCTGTAAAAGACAATAAAGTGGTTGGTTTTGAACCTTGGATGGAATTTCCGTTCAACGAAGGCCGTTTGTGTCCAAAAGGTGTTCAGCGCTATATGCAGAACAATCATCCCGACCGATTATTGCACCCCATAAAAAGAATAGAAGGCAAAGGTTTTGAACAAACTACTTGGGATGAAGCTATGGATAAAACCGTTTCTGAAATTAAAAGAATTCAGGAAAAATACGGCAAACATGCTTTTTCGATGTTATCTGGAGTTTCGCTTACAAACGAAAAAAGTTATTTGGTAGGAAAATTTGCGAGAGTAGCTCTAAAAACAAGAAATTTAGATTATAACGGACGTCTTTGTATGGTAAGTGCTGGTGCAGGAAACAAAAAAGCATTTGGTTTAGATCGAGCTTCAAACAATTATTCGGATTTAGAATATGCTGAAGTTATTATTGTTGCGGGAGCGAACATTAGCGAGACGTTTCCAACATTAACCCATTGGATCTGGAAAGCGAGAGATCGCGGCGCTAAATTAATTGTTGTCGACCCACGAGTTATTCCATTGGCGAGAACTGCTGATGTCCATTTAGATGTACGACCAGGAACCGATTCGGCTTTATACGGCGCAATGCTTAAATATCTTGTAGATCACGATATGTTAGATCATGATTTTATTGACAATCATACTTCTGGATTTCAAGATACCATAGATGCTGTAAAAGATTATACTTTGGAATGGGCAGAGGAAATTACAGGAATTTCAAAAGAAAAAATCAAAGAAGCTGCCGAGTTATGGGGAAAAGCAAAAACAAGCTTTTTACTGCACGCACGAGGAATCGAACATCACTCAAAAGGTGTCGATAATGTATTAGGATGCATCAATTTGGTTTTGGCAACAGGAAGAATTGGAAGACCATATTGCGGTTACGGAACCATTACTGGGCAAGGAAATGGTCAGGGCGGAAGAGAACACGGTCATAAATGCGATCAATTGCCTGGAAATCGTGATATCGAAAATATGGAACATCGCAAATACATTGCCGATGTCTGGAAAATTAAGGAAGAAGATATGCCACATAAAGGTATCACAGCTTATGAGATTATCGAAGCAATCCATAGCGGTGAAATAAAGGGATTGATTTCGATTTGTTTTAATCCGTTAGTGTCTTTGCCGAATAATAATTATGTGCGTTCTGCTCTTGAAAAATTAGAGTTTTATGTGGCAATAGATTTCTTTTTGAATGAAACAGCGCGTCATGCTGATATTGTTTTAGCAGGTTCATTGCAGGAAGAAGAAGAGGGAACGACAACTTCAGCCGAAGGACGTGTTATCCGAATTCGTCAAGCTGTAACACCTCCAGGCGATGCAAGAACAGACACTTCAATATTATTAGAAATAGCAAAGAGATTAGGCGAAGAAAAAAGATTTACTTACGCAGATAGCGAAGCCATTTTTAATGAACTGCGTGTCGCTTCAAAAGGAGGAACTGCTGATTATAACGGAATTACTTATAAAAAAGTAGAGGATAATATGGGGGTTTTCTGGCCATGTCCAACCGAAGATCATCCTGGAACGCCAAGATTGTGGGAAGATAAAAAATTTGCTACACCAGACGGAAAAGCACATTTTAATCCTGCTCCTTATAAACTGCCCGGAGAGGTTACAGATGAAGAATATCCAATAACATTAACAACTGGTCGTGTTGTTTCTCAATATTTAAGCGGAACGCAAACTAGAAGAATAGGAAAACTAGTAGATCAATTTCCTGAACCTTTGTTGGAAATTCATCCAGAAATGGCACAGAAATATAATATTCAGCAAAGGGAATTAGTAAAAGTTTCAACCCGAAGAGGAGAAGGAATTTTTCCTGCCAATATTGTAGAAACCATTCGAAAAGATACCGTTTTTATTCCCTATCACTGGCCAGGGAAAAAATCGGCCAATCAGTTAACGCCTGGAACATTAGATCCGATTTCTAAAATTCCAGAATTTAAAGTTTGTGCTTGTAAACTCGAGCCATTAGGAGAAATCAAAAATTCATCAGACAAATCAGATGCTTATGCAAGTGTTTAATCTATAAAAAGCAACAATTATGAATGTAACCAATTATAATAAGAACGAGGAGTTTTTTGTAGACTTACAAAGATGCATAGGCTGCAAAGCGTGCGAGATGGCTTGTTCGGAATGTGAAACGAATGGTCAGGAATCCATGATTCATGTTAATTATGTAGAGCGTGCCGTTACCATTCAGACCACAGTTCAGGTTTGTATGCATTGCGAAGATCCAGTTTGTGCAAATGTTTGTCCAGCTGATGCGATTTCGCAAGATGAATTCGGAGTAGTTCATACCGCAAATACAGAACGCTGCATTGGCTGCTCCAATTGTGTAATGGCTTGTCCGTTTGGAGTTCCGAAGAAAATGGAAGAATATGATTTGATGATGAAATGCAATATGTGTTACGATAGAACCAGCGTTGGTAAAAAGCCAATGTGTGCAACGGTTTGCCCGAGCGGCGCGCTGTTTTATGGAACTCGCGCTCAGATTGAAGAAATGCGTCCAAACAGCACTCCTGTAAATTCATTTGTTTTCGGGAAAGAACGTGTCAACACAAAAGTGAATATCATGATGCCAAAAGGAAGCAACGAATTACGAATATTCTAAATCTAAGATCCATGTCTAAAGAAGATAATTTAAGTGAAAACTGGAAGAAAGATTTTCCATATAAAAAGCAGGAATCGACACAAG includes these proteins:
- a CDS encoding molybdopterin oxidoreductase family protein; amino-acid sequence: MAKLPVSTEKIIEAFGPHLNYTPKEGYPGRDEPDKTVKTHCCFCGMQCGIQLSVKDNKVVGFEPWMEFPFNEGRLCPKGVQRYMQNNHPDRLLHPIKRIEGKGFEQTTWDEAMDKTVSEIKRIQEKYGKHAFSMLSGVSLTNEKSYLVGKFARVALKTRNLDYNGRLCMVSAGAGNKKAFGLDRASNNYSDLEYAEVIIVAGANISETFPTLTHWIWKARDRGAKLIVVDPRVIPLARTADVHLDVRPGTDSALYGAMLKYLVDHDMLDHDFIDNHTSGFQDTIDAVKDYTLEWAEEITGISKEKIKEAAELWGKAKTSFLLHARGIEHHSKGVDNVLGCINLVLATGRIGRPYCGYGTITGQGNGQGGREHGHKCDQLPGNRDIENMEHRKYIADVWKIKEEDMPHKGITAYEIIEAIHSGEIKGLISICFNPLVSLPNNNYVRSALEKLEFYVAIDFFLNETARHADIVLAGSLQEEEEGTTTSAEGRVIRIRQAVTPPGDARTDTSILLEIAKRLGEEKRFTYADSEAIFNELRVASKGGTADYNGITYKKVEDNMGVFWPCPTEDHPGTPRLWEDKKFATPDGKAHFNPAPYKLPGEVTDEEYPITLTTGRVVSQYLSGTQTRRIGKLVDQFPEPLLEIHPEMAQKYNIQQRELVKVSTRRGEGIFPANIVETIRKDTVFIPYHWPGKKSANQLTPGTLDPISKIPEFKVCACKLEPLGEIKNSSDKSDAYASV
- a CDS encoding 4Fe-4S dicluster domain-containing protein; amino-acid sequence: MNVTNYNKNEEFFVDLQRCIGCKACEMACSECETNGQESMIHVNYVERAVTIQTTVQVCMHCEDPVCANVCPADAISQDEFGVVHTANTERCIGCSNCVMACPFGVPKKMEEYDLMMKCNMCYDRTSVGKKPMCATVCPSGALFYGTRAQIEEMRPNSTPVNSFVFGKERVNTKVNIMMPKGSNELRIF